AGAAAATATAAATAGCAAAATGCAAATAAATAAAAATGAGAATACTGCCAAAAATGATTACAGTTTCTCTATTATTTGAACTGAACCAATTCTTTGGAATAAAAAAACTCAAGCTAAAAACGACAAAAAAAGGAATAAGTTCTAGAGTGTGAATTCTAAGTAATTTAAAATCTGGTATAGTCATTGCTTTAAAATACCAACACAATAAAGGGCCAATTAATAACAAAAGTGCTAGTCCTAAAATTATAAAAGTAGGCTCTAGATCTTCTCCAAAATAAAGTAATATCGATTTTCCTACCCTAAAAGCCATAAAGATTAAAATCAACCCCAATAATGTATTGGTCAACTTCTTTTTCTTTTTGAAAAAAATCAAGTAAACAGCAAACAGCATACCATGTAGAAGTCCAGCACTACTTAATATAATTAGAAGTATATCAGAAAAGTTCACATCTTTATTTTTCTCAAATTTAATTGTTTTTATTTGATCGTTTTTCTTGATTTTTAATGTGTGAAACCAGACTTATCAATTCAAAAAAGTCAGTTACTTTTCCTTCCATCATAGCTAAAACACTGTGTTTAGCTATCAATAATCTTGAAATTGGTTTATTTTCTTGAACAATCATTTTTTTGATTTTTTCTTTTGCTATTTTCTTCCCTTTTGATTTGTAAATAGACAAAATAGCTACAGCATTTTCTTCATCAGTAATTTCTCGTTCTTTGGGTGTATATCCTAATTGTTTGACCATTGTTTCAGCTACTTTCCAAGTAGACCAAGGATTTTGTCCAGTGATTATATTATTATCATGGCAAACTTTTTCTAGATATTTTCTGTTTTGATTAAATTTAGCTCCTTGCGCTCTTATTTTTTCTTCTAATAAAAAGGGAAATATTTTTTTAGCATCAGGAATTAAAAACAATTCTTCATCATTCGTAAAGCTAGTAATGTTTTTATCTTTTAGTAAAGGTGAGCCATTATTTAATCTCACATTTATTAAAGCCGCTGGGCCGTGACATACAGCTCCTATTACTTTATCATTTTCATAATAATCTTGAACCATATCTATAATCTTAGGATGATTTGGAAAATCAAACATTGCTCCTTTCCCTCCTACAAAAAAGACAGCATCGTATTTCGTGAAATCTATAGTGCTTAATCGTAATGTATTTTTCACTTTTGATTGAGCT
This genomic stretch from Tenacibaculum jejuense harbors:
- a CDS encoding type 1 glutamine amidotransferase domain-containing protein, encoding MLKKYRFLKYTLVTIVSLVLIVVCFGFWFKSLIPPKDLSLENTTTQDISYLSEHKVSTRGKILAVVTSTAVMGTSNKKTGYELTELARSYYVFQANGFEVFVASPKGGKAPVVIDEEDMGIYDYAFLNDQKAQSKVKNTLRLSTIDFTKYDAVFFVGGKGAMFDFPNHPKIIDMVQDYYENDKVIGAVCHGPAALINVRLNNGSPLLKDKNITSFTNDEELFLIPDAKKIFPFLLEEKIRAQGAKFNQNRKYLEKVCHDNNIITGQNPWSTWKVAETMVKQLGYTPKEREITDEENAVAILSIYKSKGKKIAKEKIKKMIVQENKPISRLLIAKHSVLAMMEGKVTDFFELISLVSHIKNQEKRSNKNN